The following proteins come from a genomic window of Miscanthus floridulus cultivar M001 chromosome 2, ASM1932011v1, whole genome shotgun sequence:
- the LOC136538028 gene encoding uncharacterized protein produces MSRGSKLRWLWRAPARALGRARDLYVRGLTGCARYVPSDAAFGYPVFVPASLSRSHSVDDWGAGSGADEDLRELVRAASQRRVEQRRAELQAVARSQSMAASLSMARIDEDAPCEFGAAAGGDGPGALYPRSQSCVGDAAGRRAHAHRGHRKVVALV; encoded by the coding sequence ATGAGCCGGGGGAGCAAGCTCCGGTGGCTGTGGCGTGCGCCGGCGCGGGCGCTGGGGCGGGCGCGGGACCTGTACGTGCGGGGGCTGACGGGGTGCGCGCGCTACGTCCCCTCTGACGCCGCGTTCGGGTACCCCGTGTTCGTGCCGGCGTCGCTGTCCAGGAGCCACAGCGTCGACGACTGGGGCGCCGGGTCCGGCGCCGACGAGGACCTGCGGGAGCTGGTCCGCGCCGCGTCGCAGCGCCGCGTGGAGCAGCGGCGCGCCGAGCTGCAGGCCGTGGCCAGGAGCCAGAGCATGGCCGCCTCGCTCTCCATGGCGCGGATCGACGAGGACGCGCCGTGCGAGTTCGGGGCGGCCGCCGGCGGAGACGGCCCCGGAGCGCTGTATCCGAGGAGCCAGAGCTGCGTCGGCGACGCCGCCGGGAGGAGGGCCCACGCCCACCGCGGGCACCGGAAGGTGGTGGCCTTGGTCTGA